From Armatimonadota bacterium, a single genomic window includes:
- a CDS encoding tetratricopeptide repeat protein, which translates to MSRSDLLRWIRGALLGVCVAALLPAGSRLGEALASVGNEKAAAQAYERGLALLATGRPDEAAELFRRAIVLVPDAVGPRRSLADLLARQGKTEAAVALYRSILAAYPAAYEPAFLRERGIIEFRGGRLHEARRDFVRTLDLNPSDWLAAYYLGHTYARLGDRDAARREWRRAVILNPQFRQVHANLRDLGPPRP; encoded by the coding sequence GTGTCGAGATCCGATCTGCTGAGGTGGATCCGCGGGGCACTCCTCGGAGTCTGCGTGGCCGCCCTGCTTCCGGCGGGATCGAGGTTGGGCGAGGCCCTTGCCTCGGTAGGGAATGAGAAGGCGGCGGCTCAGGCCTACGAACGCGGGCTGGCTTTGCTGGCAACCGGCCGGCCGGATGAGGCGGCCGAGCTGTTCCGACGGGCGATCGTCCTAGTACCCGATGCCGTGGGGCCGCGCCGAAGTCTCGCCGACCTGCTGGCCCGTCAGGGGAAGACGGAGGCCGCCGTCGCACTGTACCGCTCCATCCTGGCTGCCTATCCTGCAGCCTACGAGCCGGCGTTCCTCCGGGAACGGGGGATCATCGAGTTCAGGGGCGGACGCCTTCACGAGGCTCGACGGGATTTTGTCCGGACCCTGGACCTCAACCCTTCGGACTGGCTAGCCGCGTACTACCTTGGCCACACCTACGCCCGTCTCGGCGACCGCGACGCGGCCCGGCGCGAATGGCGGCGAGCAGTCATCTTGAACCCGCAGTTTCGGCAGGTCCATGCCAACCTTCGTGATCTTGGACCGCCACGACCCTAA
- a CDS encoding aspartyl protease family protein gives MSVTYVEGIVRAGPVEVPVRFLVDSGATYTVVPHDVWRRLGLAPSRRVAFALADGTTVERAVSECYIILPQGAAHTPVVLGEPGDEALLGVVTLEILGLVLNPFTRELQPMRMMLA, from the coding sequence ATGAGTGTGACTTATGTCGAGGGAATCGTCCGGGCGGGCCCGGTGGAGGTTCCCGTGCGCTTCCTGGTGGACAGCGGCGCCACGTACACGGTGGTTCCCCACGACGTGTGGCGCCGCCTCGGCCTGGCCCCGAGCCGGCGGGTCGCCTTTGCGCTGGCCGACGGGACGACGGTGGAGCGGGCGGTTTCGGAGTGCTACATCATCCTGCCCCAGGGCGCCGCGCACACGCCGGTCGTCCTCGGCGAACCCGGCGACGAGGCGCTTCTGGGGGTGGTCACGCTGGAGATCCTGGGTCTGGTCCTCAACCCCTTTACCAGAGAGCTCCAGCCGATGCGGATGATGTTGGCCTGA
- a CDS encoding type II secretion system protein, translating to MTRTHRQAGFTLIELLIVIAILAVLAAILIPNFVRSRASALLATCQLDLRNIAYALDIYYNENQVYPDASNWQTTLESGGYIRSVPRSPIDRAPYAYATNATRTNFVLSDGPNKYTQAGVTGYVVYTPVGGVLVGAPSVPTP from the coding sequence TTGACGCGGACTCATCGGCAGGCAGGCTTCACGCTCATCGAGCTACTCATCGTCATCGCCATCCTGGCCGTCCTGGCAGCGATCCTGATCCCCAACTTCGTCCGCTCCCGCGCCTCGGCCCTGCTGGCCACCTGCCAGCTCGACCTGCGCAATATTGCCTACGCCCTGGACATCTACTACAACGAGAATCAGGTCTATCCCGATGCGTCCAACTGGCAGACGACCCTGGAGTCGGGGGGGTACATCCGTTCGGTCCCCCGGTCGCCCATCGACCGGGCGCCCTACGCCTACGCCACCAACGCCACTCGCACCAACTTCGTGCTCTCGGACGGTCCGAACAAGTACACCCAGGCCGGGGTGACGGGGTACGTGGTCTATACCCCGGTCGGAGGAGTTCTGGTAGGCGCCCCCTCCGTGCCCACTCCCTGA
- a CDS encoding flippase, which yields MNGDAVAAPSPLKTIGSAAALHRRVLGHAGRLLAGDAASRIFSFGTAAYLARVVGVEAFGLLTFAQVLLGYVVLVADWGLGTSGVREIASTPSDARRIAVGVTVLRTILAVGVTAVALPAAWFGTWDDRTRAVVGMTLLAAIPLAAIPDFAFRGAERMTEAAFIVALLPGLILLGSVLVVHGPRDLLLVPAVRTGAAILTATISLVLVTQAARMPQRMWRWSWHREYGAARTRLRAGSILFATNLAVLAHSSLDVLFVRALLGDHAVGLYSAAYRVIQLPMGAFYALTAAALPVLVRFREHRVAVGHWLVGTAVAAGAVIALFIWGLRVHIIRLIYGDPYLDAAGVLGILAAAVLFDFTVAVKGTSYIARGWERWALICVGIAVVVNVAANLMLIPRLGLSGAALSAIISYATLLGSYLVWLDRRLVAR from the coding sequence ATGAACGGTGACGCAGTTGCCGCCCCAAGTCCCCTGAAGACCATCGGTTCTGCGGCCGCGCTTCACAGGCGCGTCCTCGGCCACGCCGGAAGACTGCTTGCGGGGGATGCGGCGTCGCGCATTTTTTCGTTCGGGACGGCCGCGTACCTTGCACGCGTTGTTGGCGTAGAAGCTTTCGGACTGCTGACTTTCGCCCAGGTGCTCTTGGGGTATGTGGTGTTGGTCGCGGACTGGGGGCTGGGCACGTCGGGGGTACGCGAGATTGCCAGCACGCCATCGGATGCCCGCCGGATAGCCGTGGGAGTGACGGTCTTGCGGACCATCCTGGCCGTGGGCGTCACGGCGGTGGCGCTCCCCGCCGCATGGTTTGGGACATGGGACGATCGAACCAGGGCGGTTGTAGGGATGACGCTCCTCGCAGCTATCCCGCTGGCGGCGATTCCCGACTTCGCCTTCCGCGGCGCGGAACGAATGACGGAAGCGGCTTTCATTGTCGCGCTGCTTCCCGGACTGATACTACTTGGATCGGTACTCGTCGTTCACGGACCGAGAGATCTCCTCCTAGTTCCTGCGGTCCGGACCGGTGCCGCGATCTTGACGGCCACGATTAGTCTCGTACTGGTCACGCAGGCAGCGCGTATGCCCCAGCGAATGTGGAGGTGGTCTTGGCATCGAGAGTACGGCGCCGCGCGCACCAGGCTACGCGCCGGCAGTATCCTGTTCGCGACGAACCTGGCAGTGTTGGCACACTCGAGTCTCGACGTGCTCTTCGTCCGTGCGTTGCTGGGAGATCATGCCGTCGGCCTTTACAGTGCCGCTTATCGAGTCATTCAGCTGCCTATGGGGGCGTTCTATGCTTTGACTGCCGCCGCGTTGCCCGTGCTGGTCAGGTTTCGCGAGCATCGCGTAGCGGTGGGGCATTGGCTAGTCGGTACCGCCGTCGCGGCGGGCGCGGTCATCGCCCTTTTCATATGGGGGCTCCGCGTCCACATCATCCGTCTTATTTACGGCGATCCCTACCTTGACGCAGCCGGGGTACTGGGTATCCTCGCTGCCGCGGTATTGTTTGACTTCACTGTGGCCGTGAAAGGGACATCCTACATCGCGCGGGGCTGGGAGCGGTGGGCCCTGATTTGCGTGGGCATCGCGGTGGTCGTGAATGTTGCGGCCAACCTGATGCTGATACCGCGGCTGGGGTTGTCTGGTGCCGCTCTGTCCGCGATCATCTCATATGCGACGTTGCTCGGGAGCTATCTCGTGTGGCTCGACCGCAGGCTCGTCGCCAGATGA
- a CDS encoding type II secretion system F family protein: MATFRYSARDASGRVVAGAIEAETEVMVVGKLRDMGFYVTSLSREAPKIDVREGLRRLRKVSLRELTVFTRQFATMVNAGLSMVRTLSILEEQSESSKLKKLIGEVRSDVEQGMTLSDAFGKHPQTFSSLMVNMVRAGEVGGVLDEVLNRIAGFYEKDMALRQKVRAAVTYPVAIFIFSIGIIMFLVFFILPQFIGFFEGLDLTLPWPTRILILFTRTMTTYWYIIFGFLVLLLYGLRLYIRTPPGRMNFDRFKLRIPIFGPLVRKVTISRFSRTLGTLISSGVPIMQALEVVAKAVDNTIVSQAIDNVRASIREGESVALPLQASGLFPPMVVQMTAVGEETGQLDSMLTKVADFYDGEVETTLSQLTSIIEPLLILFLGFVVGFIVLAFYMPLYQIITGIK, translated from the coding sequence ATGGCCACGTTCAGATACAGCGCGCGTGACGCCTCGGGCCGCGTGGTGGCCGGGGCCATCGAGGCCGAGACCGAGGTCATGGTCGTCGGCAAGCTGCGCGACATGGGGTTCTACGTCACCAGCCTCTCCCGGGAGGCGCCCAAGATTGACGTTCGGGAGGGGCTGCGGCGCCTGCGCAAGGTCAGCCTGCGGGAGCTGACGGTCTTCACCCGACAGTTCGCCACGATGGTGAACGCCGGGCTGTCCATGGTGCGCACGCTGTCCATCCTGGAGGAGCAGTCCGAGTCCAGCAAGCTGAAGAAGCTCATCGGCGAGGTGCGCAGCGACGTGGAGCAGGGCATGACGCTGTCCGACGCCTTCGGCAAGCACCCCCAGACCTTCAGCTCGCTGATGGTGAACATGGTGCGGGCCGGCGAGGTGGGCGGTGTGTTGGACGAGGTCCTCAACCGCATCGCCGGTTTCTACGAGAAGGACATGGCCCTGCGGCAGAAGGTGCGGGCCGCCGTGACCTATCCCGTGGCCATCTTCATCTTCTCCATCGGCATCATCATGTTCCTGGTGTTCTTCATCCTGCCCCAGTTCATCGGTTTCTTCGAGGGGCTGGACCTGACGCTGCCCTGGCCGACGCGCATCCTGATCCTCTTCACCCGCACCATGACCACCTACTGGTACATCATCTTCGGTTTCCTGGTCCTTCTGCTCTACGGCCTGCGCCTCTACATCCGCACCCCGCCCGGCCGCATGAACTTCGACCGGTTCAAGCTGCGCATCCCCATCTTCGGGCCGCTGGTGCGCAAGGTGACCATCTCCCGCTTCTCGCGCACCCTGGGCACGCTGATCAGCAGCGGCGTCCCCATCATGCAGGCCCTAGAGGTGGTGGCCAAGGCCGTGGACAACACCATCGTCAGCCAGGCCATCGACAACGTGCGGGCCAGCATCCGCGAAGGGGAGAGCGTGGCCCTGCCCCTGCAGGCCAGCGGGCTGTTCCCGCCCATGGTGGTGCAGATGACGGCGGTGGGCGAGGAGACCGGCCAGCTGGACTCCATGCTGACCAAGGTGGCGGACTTCTACGACGGGGAAGTGGAGACCACGCTGTCCCAGCTGACCTCGATCATCGAACCGCTGCTGATCCTCTTCCTGGGCTTCGTCGTGGGCTTCATCGTCCTGGCCTTCTACATGCCCCTGTACCAGATCATCACGGGGATCAAGTAA
- a CDS encoding O-antigen ligase family protein, translated as MADNLTTRVVPGWRTRQFSARLAAPWWLGSVVTVAVLFRLAIGDGGREPFGLAMAQITVLLLLALLVWTGRARLSPAAWSGLFMLAVMAVTSPTSVRPEASVRQILLWAMYIGIAVTTGSTLLTPQAARRATDALVAIAGALVLYGLFIFWGAGDPRMRWYATFYWPNPFAGFLLLVVPVELLRCLRARAAREALAHGTMAALLLVALLFTYSRGAWLSLAAVLPVVGIVLRPSSWWQAARRLAVVGAAVVAVTVGLAGAAGARATVAGIAGRASSTADVGDYSIRGRLHFWRAALAIFRDHPVLGTGPGTFGAVHAAYQRDSRYYARDAHNFYLQAAAEMGILGFLSTIAVVAGILLTWLGSLAVTRGTESYAVAVGLGVGLIAFFAHSAVDMDWMFPAAPAAAWASTGILSALVTRGSVPTSRRVRPGVLGLRLVVVIGLLLAALVAQSISVAHRKFVDGHSFARRHQWDRAVQAYLAAAHWNPLNAGYHAAAAVALIQSDPINPAPAETHLWRAMALDSRNAAHPLDLARLILQSHGAERRYAEIEELLLRSLSLDPANRPDAYRLLASVYLAQGRSDEAGKVYRQAGEQYLGKGLSQGVLYMLLWPQAASLLQEWAVWEERQGEREVAETVLLRLLQEDPARLPAYLQLSTLYRRMGRRGAAERVVLQGLTIVPSGEDLWGGWQALSGRQAHTHER; from the coding sequence ATGGCCGACAACCTTACTACCCGCGTCGTCCCCGGGTGGCGCACGCGACAGTTCTCCGCGCGACTGGCCGCGCCGTGGTGGCTTGGTTCGGTCGTGACAGTTGCCGTTCTGTTCAGGCTGGCGATCGGCGACGGCGGCCGGGAGCCCTTCGGTCTGGCGATGGCGCAGATCACGGTCCTCCTGCTGCTGGCCCTTCTGGTGTGGACCGGACGGGCGCGCCTGAGTCCCGCCGCCTGGAGCGGCCTCTTCATGCTCGCCGTTATGGCGGTCACGTCGCCGACGTCGGTCCGTCCCGAGGCCAGTGTGCGCCAGATCCTCCTCTGGGCAATGTACATTGGCATCGCGGTCACCACGGGCTCCACCCTGCTCACCCCTCAAGCCGCGCGTCGGGCGACCGACGCCCTCGTCGCCATCGCCGGCGCGCTCGTCCTCTACGGGCTGTTCATCTTCTGGGGTGCCGGCGATCCCCGGATGCGCTGGTACGCCACGTTCTACTGGCCCAACCCCTTCGCGGGGTTCCTGCTGCTGGTGGTTCCAGTCGAACTCCTGCGATGTCTGCGGGCGCGGGCCGCACGTGAGGCCCTGGCGCATGGAACGATGGCCGCGCTGCTCCTGGTCGCGCTGCTGTTCACGTATTCTCGCGGGGCCTGGCTGAGCCTGGCCGCGGTCCTCCCGGTGGTGGGGATCGTTCTCCGGCCTTCGTCGTGGTGGCAGGCTGCGCGCCGCCTGGCAGTGGTGGGCGCGGCGGTCGTTGCGGTCACGGTGGGTCTGGCGGGCGCAGCCGGCGCCCGCGCCACCGTCGCCGGCATCGCTGGGCGGGCATCGTCGACGGCGGATGTGGGCGACTACTCGATCCGGGGCAGGCTCCACTTCTGGCGGGCCGCCCTGGCGATCTTCCGGGATCACCCCGTCCTGGGGACGGGACCGGGGACCTTCGGCGCGGTACACGCGGCCTACCAGCGCGACTCCCGATACTACGCGCGTGACGCGCACAACTTCTACCTGCAGGCTGCGGCGGAGATGGGTATTCTTGGTTTCCTCTCCACGATCGCTGTGGTGGCAGGCATACTCCTGACGTGGCTCGGCAGTCTCGCCGTAACTCGGGGAACCGAGTCCTATGCCGTCGCTGTTGGGTTAGGGGTCGGCCTGATCGCGTTCTTCGCCCACAGCGCCGTGGACATGGACTGGATGTTCCCGGCCGCCCCGGCCGCAGCGTGGGCTTCGACGGGAATCCTCTCGGCGCTGGTCACCCGCGGTTCAGTCCCGACCTCCCGGCGCGTCAGACCCGGCGTCCTTGGGCTGAGGCTGGTCGTCGTGATCGGCCTTCTGCTGGCCGCGCTGGTCGCCCAGAGCATCTCCGTCGCCCACCGGAAGTTCGTGGACGGCCATTCCTTCGCCCGCCGTCATCAGTGGGACCGCGCCGTCCAGGCCTATCTGGCCGCGGCGCACTGGAACCCGCTGAACGCCGGCTACCACGCCGCCGCGGCGGTGGCTTTGATCCAGAGTGACCCCATCAATCCCGCGCCTGCCGAGACTCACCTCTGGCGGGCGATGGCCCTCGACTCCAGGAACGCCGCGCATCCTTTGGATCTGGCCCGCCTGATCCTGCAGAGCCACGGCGCAGAACGCAGGTACGCGGAGATAGAGGAACTCCTCCTGCGGTCGCTGTCACTGGATCCCGCGAACCGCCCGGATGCCTACCGTCTGCTGGCGTCCGTCTACCTCGCTCAGGGCCGGTCGGACGAGGCCGGGAAGGTCTATCGCCAAGCGGGTGAGCAGTACCTCGGCAAGGGGCTGTCCCAAGGCGTTCTGTATATGCTGCTCTGGCCGCAGGCGGCCTCGTTGCTCCAGGAGTGGGCGGTGTGGGAGGAGCGGCAGGGAGAGAGAGAGGTGGCAGAGACTGTCCTGCTACGGTTGTTGCAGGAGGATCCCGCAAGGCTTCCCGCCTATTTGCAGCTCTCGACGCTCTACCGCCGGATGGGCCGGAGGGGAGCTGCCGAGCGAGTCGTTCTGCAGGGGCTGACTATCGTGCCCTCAGGCGAAGATCTCTGGGGAGGGTGGCAGGCTCTGTCAGGGAGACAGGCTCATACCCATGAACGGTGA
- a CDS encoding methyltransferase domain-containing protein: MKAYRERIYRRYFSSSYGEDNPLHGAAYEARLTALRDHLLRWIPAHRDSRIVDLGCGIGYAVDMLARQGYRQVEGIDVSEEQVALAQARGLPVRKADAFDFLAPRREQFDAILALDVIEHFDRDELLRFLDLVAAALKPGGRVIVKTPNANAPTAARARFRDLTHELIFTEHSLRTGFAVAGLRTLSVFGERIRPATTAGLIRWLLGSVTRLAWRLLLIGELGREALRIPVEFNLIAVAEKPDR, from the coding sequence ATGAAAGCATACCGAGAACGGATTTACAGGCGTTACTTTTCCTCATCCTACGGCGAGGATAATCCGCTCCACGGGGCCGCGTACGAGGCCCGCCTGACCGCGTTGCGAGACCACCTACTGCGGTGGATTCCAGCGCACCGGGACTCCCGAATTGTTGACCTGGGGTGCGGGATCGGCTATGCGGTGGACATGCTTGCCCGCCAGGGGTACCGTCAGGTGGAAGGGATTGATGTGAGCGAGGAGCAGGTGGCGCTTGCCCAGGCGCGCGGGCTCCCGGTAAGAAAGGCGGATGCCTTCGACTTTTTAGCACCGCGTCGCGAGCAGTTCGACGCCATTTTGGCCCTCGATGTCATCGAGCATTTCGATCGGGACGAACTGCTACGATTCCTAGATCTCGTCGCGGCTGCCCTAAAGCCCGGCGGACGTGTCATTGTCAAAACACCCAATGCGAATGCACCGACCGCTGCGCGCGCCCGGTTCCGGGATCTTACCCATGAGCTCATCTTTACCGAGCACTCGCTGCGGACGGGATTCGCGGTCGCGGGCCTCCGCACGCTGTCCGTCTTTGGCGAACGAATTCGCCCAGCCACAACGGCCGGGCTGATCCGGTGGCTGCTTGGCAGTGTCACACGTCTCGCGTGGCGATTGCTCCTTATTGGGGAACTCGGCCGTGAGGCGCTACGGATTCCCGTGGAGTTCAATCTGATCGCTGTAGCGGAGAAACCTGACCGGTGA
- a CDS encoding type IV pilus twitching motility protein PilT gives MHIDDLLREAVDAKASDLHLTVGIPPTIRVWGKLQPLNYPVLTPEDTFQLGYSMLNTFQKQRFEKNWELDLSYSVSGLGRFRVNLYRQRGSVGVAARVIPDKVPPFEALNLPPVLKDLCRLPRGLILVTGPTGHGKSTTLAAMIDFINNERSAHIVTIEDPIEYVHAHRKSIINQRELGQDTQSFPNALRAVLREDPNIIMIGEMRDLETISAALTIAETGHLVFATLHTANAAQSIDRIIDVFPPHQQQQIRVQLAAVLEAVLSQQLLPNLQFTRQAETRRPVAAAVRSGGGETIASGSAFPSLGEVGRVPAIEIMIATPAIRNLIREAKTHQIHTAIQTGAQYAMQTMDQALYNLYSRRLITLENALARAIYPDELRKLIERGGQ, from the coding sequence ATGCACATCGATGACCTGCTGCGCGAAGCCGTCGACGCCAAAGCGAGCGACCTGCACCTCACCGTCGGCATCCCGCCGACGATCCGGGTCTGGGGCAAGCTGCAGCCGCTGAACTACCCGGTACTGACGCCCGAGGACACCTTCCAGCTCGGGTACAGCATGCTCAACACCTTCCAGAAGCAGCGCTTCGAGAAGAACTGGGAGCTGGACCTCTCCTACTCGGTGTCCGGGCTGGGCCGCTTCCGCGTCAACCTGTACCGCCAGCGCGGCTCGGTGGGTGTGGCCGCCCGCGTCATCCCGGACAAGGTCCCGCCCTTCGAAGCCCTGAACCTGCCTCCGGTGCTGAAGGACCTCTGCCGCCTGCCCCGCGGGCTGATCCTGGTCACGGGGCCCACCGGCCACGGCAAGTCCACGACGCTGGCGGCGATGATCGACTTCATCAACAACGAGCGGTCGGCGCACATCGTGACCATCGAAGACCCCATCGAGTACGTGCACGCCCACCGCAAGAGCATCATCAACCAGCGCGAGCTGGGGCAGGACACCCAGAGCTTCCCCAACGCCCTGCGCGCCGTGCTGCGCGAGGACCCCAACATCATCATGATCGGCGAGATGCGCGACCTGGAGACGATCAGCGCCGCGCTGACCATCGCCGAGACCGGCCACCTGGTCTTCGCCACCCTGCACACGGCCAACGCCGCCCAGAGCATCGACCGCATCATCGACGTCTTCCCCCCGCACCAGCAGCAGCAGATCCGGGTGCAGCTGGCCGCGGTCCTGGAAGCGGTGCTCTCCCAGCAGCTGCTGCCGAACCTCCAGTTCACCCGGCAGGCCGAGACCCGCCGGCCGGTGGCCGCCGCGGTGCGCAGCGGCGGGGGGGAGACCATCGCCTCGGGCTCGGCGTTCCCGTCACTGGGGGAGGTGGGGCGGGTGCCGGCGATCGAGATCATGATCGCCACGCCGGCCATCCGCAACCTGATCCGCGAGGCCAAGACCCACCAGATTCACACGGCGATCCAGACCGGCGCCCAGTACGCGATGCAGACCATGGACCAGGCACTGTACAACCTGTACTCCCGGCGTCTGATCACCCTGGAGAACGCGCTGGCGCGGGCGATCTATCCGGACGAGCTGCGCAAGCTCATCGAGCGGGGAGGCCAGTAG
- a CDS encoding O-antigen ligase family protein: MPTFVILDRHDPKASPAPPASGGRLEEAISLWIRGLGVTLAIAVPLAVNPWARDAYSAIKALLIWILTPAMLVGWAAAYLAKRSPRWRSTRPELAAWLLVLAALLTTGVTVDPRLTLFGASGRHEGLLTVLAYVALYFIAVHFFAGGEGMRLLTRCLGVGAVLASVHAVFQLGLGPQFFTEAYVYDWYAFPHLPRVFGTLGSPIALGAYLSVALPMSMAMAAATSGARRIIWSGALVMMAVALASTSTRAAWGGTAAGVVLLFLLLRRTPGARTVALSAVLAAVVSGGALLVATGTPTPIVERAAAAADPGAGSFAQRIYIWRRVIDLVRARPLSGWGLETLGVVFPYDRASLVEAFGVRPVIIDRAHNDLLQVAVSMGLVGAVAYIALWGSVLFAAWRLCRTVSGPDRVLACGWLAALAAYLIQLQFSFSIVAVAPLVWLLAGAACGWETAAGNGRDHGTGRYRMATGSRMEITSNPRSQ; this comes from the coding sequence ATGCCAACCTTCGTGATCTTGGACCGCCACGACCCTAAGGCGTCTCCGGCGCCTCCGGCCTCCGGCGGACGCCTCGAAGAGGCGATCTCCCTGTGGATCCGTGGCTTAGGAGTCACTCTGGCGATTGCCGTACCGCTCGCTGTCAACCCGTGGGCGCGGGACGCCTACAGTGCGATCAAGGCCCTGCTGATCTGGATCCTCACGCCGGCGATGCTGGTCGGGTGGGCTGCGGCCTATCTCGCCAAGAGGTCGCCTCGTTGGCGCTCGACCAGGCCGGAACTCGCCGCCTGGCTCCTGGTGCTGGCGGCGCTGCTCACGACCGGCGTGACGGTGGACCCACGGCTGACGCTCTTCGGCGCCTCCGGCCGCCACGAGGGACTCCTCACGGTGCTGGCGTATGTCGCCCTGTACTTCATCGCCGTGCACTTCTTCGCCGGTGGAGAGGGAATGCGGCTGCTCACCCGGTGCCTGGGAGTGGGGGCGGTCCTGGCTTCCGTCCACGCCGTCTTCCAGCTCGGCCTGGGGCCGCAGTTTTTCACAGAGGCCTACGTGTACGACTGGTATGCCTTTCCCCACCTGCCGAGGGTCTTCGGCACACTGGGGAGCCCGATCGCGCTGGGAGCGTATCTGAGCGTAGCCCTCCCCATGAGTATGGCGATGGCCGCTGCGACGTCTGGCGCCAGGAGGATCATCTGGTCCGGGGCGCTGGTCATGATGGCGGTAGCCCTGGCCTCTACGTCTACGCGGGCCGCGTGGGGCGGGACCGCGGCAGGAGTTGTTCTGCTCTTCCTGCTGCTTCGACGGACGCCGGGCGCGCGGACGGTGGCGCTTTCCGCCGTCCTGGCCGCCGTCGTCTCGGGTGGAGCTCTCCTGGTGGCGACGGGTACGCCGACGCCCATCGTCGAGCGGGCCGCCGCCGCCGCGGACCCCGGTGCCGGCTCCTTCGCCCAGCGGATCTACATCTGGCGGCGCGTGATCGACCTCGTGCGGGCGAGACCGCTGTCGGGGTGGGGCCTCGAGACGCTGGGGGTGGTGTTCCCCTACGACCGCGCTTCTCTCGTGGAGGCCTTCGGGGTGAGGCCGGTGATCATCGACCGGGCGCACAACGACCTGCTGCAGGTTGCAGTGTCGATGGGTCTCGTGGGGGCCGTCGCCTACATCGCCCTCTGGGGCTCCGTCCTCTTCGCTGCCTGGCGGCTGTGCCGTACAGTCTCAGGTCCCGACCGCGTCCTTGCCTGCGGCTGGCTGGCCGCGCTGGCGGCTTATCTTATCCAGCTCCAGTTCTCGTTCAGTATCGTCGCGGTGGCGCCGCTGGTCTGGCTGCTGGCCGGCGCCGCCTGCGGGTGGGAGACGGCGGCAGGGAATGGTAGAGATCACGGGACGGGCAGGTACCGCATGGCGACGGGGAGCAGGATGGAGATCACGAGCAACCCCAGGAGCCAGTAG
- a CDS encoding prepilin-type N-terminal cleavage/methylation domain-containing protein has translation MLRFFHRRLRNERGFTLIELLIVVAIIAILAAILIPNFLRARAQSQVSASKGNMKNIATALESYFVDNGSYPTTLAQLAAAPQNYLRSTPNDPCTNQPYVYTPTGSPPQDYALTTPAGWTSSPCNAIVPNGLTYTPGGGLSP, from the coding sequence ATGCTCCGGTTCTTCCACCGCAGACTGCGCAACGAGCGCGGCTTCACCCTGATCGAACTCCTGATCGTCGTCGCCATCATCGCCATTCTGGCGGCGATCCTGATCCCGAACTTCCTGCGGGCCCGCGCTCAGTCCCAGGTCTCGGCCTCCAAGGGCAACATGAAGAACATCGCCACCGCCCTGGAGAGCTACTTTGTGGACAACGGGTCGTATCCGACGACCCTGGCCCAGCTGGCGGCCGCGCCGCAGAACTACCTGCGGTCCACGCCGAACGATCCGTGCACCAACCAGCCGTATGTTTACACTCCCACAGGATCGCCGCCGCAGGACTACGCGCTAACCACGCCGGCGGGCTGGACCAGCAGTCCCTGCAACGCCATCGTGCCGAACGGCCTGACCTACACGCCTGGCGGCGGCCTGTCGCCGTAG